The Malus domestica chromosome 10, GDT2T_hap1 genome contains a region encoding:
- the LOC103445740 gene encoding 2-hydroxy-palmitic acid dioxygenase MPO1-like, whose amino-acid sequence MGRTGLFDLERNFAFHGAYHNNPINIFIHTFLVWPLFFTSVLLFHFTPSLYSFPVHGLELNLGFVFTLAYCLYYIKLDKKAGSLAALICILCWVGASVLGSELGFSKSWKVVLGGQFCSWAGQVIGHGIFEKRAPSNNFLQGLLMGPYFVLLELLHSTFGYEPYPGFHKSVTAKIEADIKDWKAKNQKKVS is encoded by the coding sequence atgggGAGGACTGGATTGTTTGATCTTGAAAGGAACTTTGCCTTCCATGGAGCATATCACAACAACCCAATTAACATTTTCATACACACTTTCTTGGTGTGGCCATTGTTCTTCACTTCTGTTCTTCTTTTCCACTTCACACCTTCCCTCTACAGTTTCCCAGTTCATGGCCTCGAATTAAATTTGGGGTTTGTTTTCACGTTGGCGTATTGTTTGTATTACATCAAATTGGACAAGAAAGCTGGGTCCTTGGCAGCTTTGATCTGTATTCTCTGCTGGGTTGGAGCCAGTGTTCTTGGCAGTGAGCTAGGGTTTTCTAAGTCGTGGAAGGTTGTTCTGGGTGGTCAGTTCTGCAGTTGGGCTGGACAGGTCATAGGCCACGGGATATTTGAAAAGAGAGCCCCTTCAAACAACTTTCTTCAAGGACTTCTAATGGGGCCGTACTTTGTGTTGCTGGAGCTACTTCACTCAACTTTTGGGTATGAACCCTATCCAGGGTTTCATAAAAGTGTTACGGCAAAGATTGAAGCTGATATCAAAGATTGGAAGGCCAAGAACCAAAAGAAAGTCTCCTAA